The window GATAGGATATTGTTTTACATAATGTTTATCCAACAAAAGAACCAGCAAAAAACCACTTTTAGAAACCAAGATTTCCGCCTTTCCCGTCAATATTTTCAATTTTTCACCGACATGTAATCTTGTTGTTGGCTTGCCATTTATCCGCATAATCAATTCATAATTTATGTTGAATTTCTTTGCAATCCGAGAAAGTGTATCACCCGCCTCTACGGTATATATCATGGCATCAGGTGACGGTAGAGAAGAAAAAATTAATTCCTCATTCAAAGTGTCCAGCAAATTTTTTATTTCAGCTTGCTTTTGCTCTATTTCATTTCCGAGATACCTATCAGAGAGGAAATTTCTTGCCCCATACTTATCTCCCTTTTTTAAATACGTATCTACAACATCAAGACTCATGTCATCCTGCTTTTTCTCACTAGCATTTTCCCGGTTATCTGACACTTCAACGTTCTTTTTACGTTCCGCCTCAATCTCATCAGGGTGAATAATAATATCCTTTTTATAGATAATAATACCTTCACCGCCTTCCGCCAGCAAAAGATGTTTTTTCTGCCTGCTTATTACGGGAGCATCTGCGTCAGATATTCCTGAATAAATTAAATTATCAGAACATACCAAAAGAAAAAGAAGGAGAAAGAAATATACTCTATTGAACGATTTATACATAGTATTCATGATCAAGGATTACTGTCACACTCATATTAAAAGGTTTCTGGTTAAAAGAAAATCTCCTATTTTAAAACATTTATCACTATGGAGACACGGTCGTTGTATCTATCGCCTCTTATATTTTCAACCAATGGATTATTGTTCCCATATCCTACGACCATTAATCTTTTCATAGAAATACCCCCGTTTCTGTACAGATAATTGGTTACCGTTTTTGCACGGTCCAATGAAAGTTTCCAACTATTATCATAACCTTTGGAAGCTATAAAATTTTTCCTGCAATGCCCTTCAACAAGCAAGGAACAAGGTCTGTCTTGAACCAAATCGATTATAGTATTCAGCGAATGTTTCCCTTCAAAAGTTAACATCGGATCATTTTCATCAAAGTAAATAACAACCGCAGCGGGTAATTGATCCTCTTCTTGTTCTATTTCCTTTATTCCTTCATTTCCAATCTTGATCGAAGAACTTTTTTCATCGGGGAATATATATTTCATTTCTCTGATAGCCTCCCTTTCCTTATCACCTTTCCCTTTCAGCACACCACCCATACCTAAAAAAAGGCTATTTCTCCGTAAAGACACCTGGAATTCTTCCAGTAATTTCTTGTTCTTTTCTTCTGTAAAAGTGTTAATAATAATAAAAAAGGCCAGCAATAACGTCACGAACCCGGCATAGGAAACCAGAAACAAATCAGGAGGTTTGGAAGAAAAAACCTTTTTTTTCTTTTGTCTTGACCCTGGTGTCATCTTTTCAAAACCCTCAACGCATAGAATTCTATAACTTTTTTGTCAGGACTGTAATCTCAATCAAGTCTTCATTCTCCGAACCAGTAGTACGATACCCAGAAATTCCAATCCTTTGAGGCCTTATCTCTCCACTTGCAGTTAAGAATTCGCTAATGTTAATCGCCCTTTGCAAAGAGAGATCAGTTTTACTTCTGGACCTGAGTTCCGATTCATCCGTCACTTCATCATTCGTATCAATTATGATTTTACCGCTAATCATCTTTAACACAGATTCTAATTTCTTAAAAATTGCCTGTGCCTCCCACTTTAATATGTGTTCATATTCTTCAAAACAGAAATTTTCTGGAATTTTTATTTTATATCCTATTTTTATCTCCTCAATAGTTATAAAGTTATTCAAGTCACCTTCTCTGACAATACCCGATAAATACTTATATGAATCTTCTTCTGGCGTTATCACATCCGTTTCCAATTGCCCTGTGGGCATAGTATTTTCTAGAATATCAAAATCTTCATCAAATAATTTATCAAAAGGTTCCTTTCCGCCTTCCAGTAAAGAATCCCCGGAAAAACCAGCGCTGACTTCTTTTAAAATCTTTTTAGATTTATCCACATTAATAGTTCCAAGACTAATGAGCATAACAAAAAAAGTCACCAGTAGCGTCACCATATCACTGTAAGTAAGCAACCAACCAGGAGTTTCATTCTCTTTTTCTTCTTCACTCACCCTTTTTCAGCCTCTGTCTTTCCGCTGGTTTCAGATATTTTACCAATTGTTTTTGGATCTAAAAAGGCCTTTAATTTATCTTCCGTAATCATAGGAGCATCTCCTTTCTGAATAGAAATGACTCCCTCAATGATAATTTCCTTCAATAAAATCTCTTTTTTGCTCAAAGTCTCCAACCGGCCTGCAAGTGGCAGGAGAATGAGATTTGCCACAATAACTCCATACAGGGTAGTTATGAGAGCTATTGCCATCCCACCACCAATCTTTGATGGATCATCAAGCTGCTTCAACATACCTATAAGTCCCACCAATGTTCCAATCATGCCGAATGCCGGACATACCATACCGGAAAAATCAAGAATCCCCTTTCCCGTGGAATGTCTTTGTCGGATACTGTCGACTTCAGTACCAAGAATATCTCTGAGGGTTTCAGAATCAGAACCATCCACTAACAATCGTATTGCCTTAACAAGAAATTCATCTGTTAACTTTTCAACTTCCTTCTCAAGCCCCAAAAGTCCTTCTCTTCGACTAATTCTACAATATTCAACTAACTTACTTATTTCTTCTTCCGGAGCGCCGATTTTTACAAAAATAGTTTTCTTTACAATTGCTATTGCGCCAATTACCGTCGGTATTTGAAATCTCACCAAAGTTGCAGCAAGCGTACCACCAAGAACAATCATTATTGACGGTATATTTATGTATCCAATGATGCCAGAAACACCCTCTCCTAATACAATAGAAATTATTATCAAGACAGCTCCAAGTATAATGCCTACCAGTGCACCCGGATCCATAGAATAGGACTCCTTCAAAAATCAGGATTTATGATCGTCTAAAAACGGTAACAACAAATCGTCAACTATTTTGCGGTAAAAAAAAGCTACGTAAAATTGCATGTTCAGTAACTACTGCTCGTGTCAAGACTTGTTAGTTCTTCAAGGAAGTATGTGTCGTTCTAGGCAAACTGATTCTATCAACTATTTTAAGGCTTTCAAGTGAATTTAATTGTTTTTTGTCTTTATCTACTCGATATTTGTTCTGCTAAACAACCGGAAAACACGGAGGCTAAAATCATATTCGTTTTTTCGATTCAATATTATAATAGAAATCTGGAATCGGCCATGACCTCCTTATAATTTCTTGTTTTAATTATCATATCTTAGTATAATTACACCTCGCTATGCCCTTGTTAATAGTTTTATCAGACTCTATTCATAACCTTTTTATAAAGAAGGCGCTTTCTTTCAGTGATAGCACAACAAACTCTGACGGTGGCACGATGGGTATAATTCGTGTCTTAATGTATGAAGAATAAATGAGATGAAAGGAGAAATAAGATGGTAAAAACGAAGGTGTTTTTCGCGGCGTTGTTTGCATGTATCCTGGGAACTCTTACCTGTTTTTTCGGCGTTTCTGCGGTAAACGCGTCCAACACAGATGCAAAGGAGATTTATTTGAAGCACTGTAAAACCTGCCACGGTGTAGACGGAGAGCCAACAGACCTTGGGACGGGTCTAGGCGCACGGAGATTCGCAGATCCGGAATGGCAGGAAAAGACAACGGACGAGCGTATCATTGAGCAAATAAACGAAGGCACACCGGACATGATGATGGGATTTAAAGAGAAACTCACCCCGGAAGAGATTAAGGCCCTTGTCGATGTCATCAGAGGCTTCAAAAAATGAATATTACCAAGAAAAGGGCCAACTCAAGTAAAATTACCTTGAAATATTGGGAGAAAAGATGAAATGAACCAGGATTTAAGGGGGGCAAACATTATTTCACAATTGCTGAAATAAACCTTAACCACCATTAAACACCATTCAATGCTTGCTTCGAAAAGGAACCTATGGTAATAGATAGTATGTACATTTCTTATAAATATTTTTTATGAGGAGGAGAAGAAAAATGAGAAAAGGTAATCGATTTATATTGTTCCTACTTGCAACTTTCGTTGTCTTCATAATTACAATGGGTACTACCGGATTAAAAACAAGTGCTGTTATGGGAGAAGACATCAAAACCCATCATAAAAAAGAACATGCGCCAATACGTTCGCTGATGTTTATTCTAAGTTCTCATACATCAAGTATTTTGGATGCTATTATGATAGGTGATTATGATTCAGTGCAAAAAGAGGCAACTATAGTAGCAGATAAAACGAAAGGTTTAATGAGTAGTTTTTTCCCTCAGGGTGAAAAGGCTGGTGAATGGATAAATGAAACAGGAATTGATCCGAATAATGAAAAGCATTTAAAATCCGTAAAAGAGGACATTGGAAAATATGTCCATAAAATAATTGACTCAACGAATAACATAGCCCAGGCTTCTAGAAAGCATAGTATTGTTGATACTTACAACGAATTTGACTCCATGCTAAGAAAAACATGCTTTAAATGTCATGAAACATATCGTTCAAAATGGCCAGATTGGCCTGAGTGGATGCAAATAAGTGGTGGTTAATACCTTGAATCGATATTTCAACATGCTGTATTTGTATGTTTGAGGGGAGGTGAGGAAGAATGAATGCTGAACAAGTTGCAATTGTGCAAAAAACCTTTGAAAAAGTCAGCCCCATTTCCGATACTGCCGCAGAATTGTTTTATAAACGGCTATTCGAGCTGAAACCTCCATTCAGGGATTTGTTCAAGAGAGACATGAAAACGCAAGGGAGAATGCTGATGCAGATGATAGATTTTGCGGTGAAAGGACTTGATGCGACAGAAACAATTTTGCCTACAATTAAAGATTTGGGAAAACGACACGTCGGTTACGGTGTGAAGGAGGAAGATTATGATACTGTTGGCGAAGCTTTGCTCTGGACATTAGAACAAGGCTTAGGCAAAGATTTTACCACAGAGGCAAAAGAGGCCTGGGCAGAAGCATACAACTTACTGGCAAATGCCATGATAACGGCAGGAAAGGATGTTGTGTAAAAAAATTTCGTATATCTTATGTTATTTCAAACGCAAGGAGGTTTTTCATGAAAAGGATACAATATTATTTTATTGGTTTATCTGTTTTAAGCTTGATTGGAATAGGAAGTTTTTTTTGTCTCCATAAGGCTGCAATCGCCAGAGAAATGGTAACAGAACATGATGATGTTGCCGAACCAACACAGGCATTGATGGGTGAAATTGAACAACGCCTGGGTAATATGCTGGGTGGTATCCTGTCGGGCAATTTAAAATATGTTGCAAATGAGGCTGGTTTTTTAATGGACCGTAGTTATACAATAAACGAAATCTTCTTTCCTTCAGATCCAAAAACAAATGAATGGTTCAAACGCGCCGGCATTGATCCTGAAGATTCGCAAAAAATTATTGCTCTAAAAGAGAACTTTGATATGTTTAGAAGTGGGATATTATACAAGGCTTCAAAGGTTAGACAATCAGCGTTATCGGGCGACCAAGAAGCAACATTTAAGGCATTTAACAACATGATAGAAGAAACCTGTTTTGATTGTCATAGAAAATACAGGGATGGGGGCGGGCTTCCTCCTCAACCAGGTTTTCATGGTCCTGGATATTGATTTTTCAGGCAGAAAACCTCATGTAACCGTCTGTTAAAAATTGATTTTACGTCTTGTTTTTAAAGACCACTAACTCTTTCACTGTGTTAGTGGTCTTTTTATTTTGTCAATATAAATGTTGTTCTTTCTGTGCTTCCCGTTAGAAATATTCTCCTAAGAAAACTTACAGACAATTATCCTCTTCATAATTAAGAGGTTCCAAATCCCAAATCCCAAGTTTTTTTTTGAAAGCATCTTGATTTGTTTTCCGCCCAAGAAATTCTCTTACCGATTTCTCTACATCACGGCTTGAACCTTTTTCATAAATTTCCCGGCGGAGTCTTAAGCCGATTGTAGGGTT of the Candidatus Brocadiaceae bacterium genome contains:
- a CDS encoding L,D-transpeptidase family protein — its product is MNTMYKSFNRVYFFLLLFLLVCSDNLIYSGISDADAPVISRQKKHLLLAEGGEGIIIYKKDIIIHPDEIEAERKKNVEVSDNRENASEKKQDDMSLDVVDTYLKKGDKYGARNFLSDRYLGNEIEQKQAEIKNLLDTLNEELIFSSLPSPDAMIYTVEAGDTLSRIAKKFNINYELIMRINGKPTTRLHVGEKLKILTGKAEILVSKSGFLLVLLLDKHYVKQYPIGIGKNDKTPEGSFEVKNKLKNPTWFSPTGGVFPYGHEENILGTRWIGFKDKPNIRGYGIHGTALPQSIGTASSMGCIRMKNADVEELYDFVTMDTKIVIQK
- a CDS encoding OmpA family protein, translating into MTPGSRQKKKKVFSSKPPDLFLVSYAGFVTLLLAFFIIINTFTEEKNKKLLEEFQVSLRRNSLFLGMGGVLKGKGDKEREAIREMKYIFPDEKSSSIKIGNEGIKEIEQEEDQLPAAVVIYFDENDPMLTFEGKHSLNTIIDLVQDRPCSLLVEGHCRKNFIASKGYDNSWKLSLDRAKTVTNYLYRNGGISMKRLMVVGYGNNNPLVENIRGDRYNDRVSIVINVLK
- a CDS encoding MotA/TolQ/ExbB proton channel family protein, which translates into the protein MDPGALVGIILGAVLIIISIVLGEGVSGIIGYINIPSIMIVLGGTLAATLVRFQIPTVIGAIAIVKKTIFVKIGAPEEEISKLVEYCRISRREGLLGLEKEVEKLTDEFLVKAIRLLVDGSDSETLRDILGTEVDSIRQRHSTGKGILDFSGMVCPAFGMIGTLVGLIGMLKQLDDPSKIGGGMAIALITTLYGVIVANLILLPLAGRLETLSKKEILLKEIIIEGVISIQKGDAPMITEDKLKAFLDPKTIGKISETSGKTEAEKG
- a CDS encoding cytochrome c, which codes for MVKTKVFFAALFACILGTLTCFFGVSAVNASNTDAKEIYLKHCKTCHGVDGEPTDLGTGLGARRFADPEWQEKTTDERIIEQINEGTPDMMMGFKEKLTPEEIKALVDVIRGFKK
- a CDS encoding globin domain-containing protein — encoded protein: MNAEQVAIVQKTFEKVSPISDTAAELFYKRLFELKPPFRDLFKRDMKTQGRMLMQMIDFAVKGLDATETILPTIKDLGKRHVGYGVKEEDYDTVGEALLWTLEQGLGKDFTTEAKEAWAEAYNLLANAMITAGKDVV
- a CDS encoding cytochrome c — protein: MKRIQYYFIGLSVLSLIGIGSFFCLHKAAIAREMVTEHDDVAEPTQALMGEIEQRLGNMLGGILSGNLKYVANEAGFLMDRSYTINEIFFPSDPKTNEWFKRAGIDPEDSQKIIALKENFDMFRSGILYKASKVRQSALSGDQEATFKAFNNMIEETCFDCHRKYRDGGGLPPQPGFHGPGY